Proteins found in one Triticum aestivum cultivar Chinese Spring chromosome 4D, IWGSC CS RefSeq v2.1, whole genome shotgun sequence genomic segment:
- the LOC123096176 gene encoding COBRA-like protein 2: MAATSLLRMRLCAALALLLLLVGAVPSTEAYDPLDPTGNITIKWDITQWTADGYIAVVSINNYQKYRHIQAPGWHLGWAWTKKEVIWGMMGAQTIEQGDCSQFKGNIPHCCRRDPTTVDLLPGAPNGMQVGNCCKGGVLSSWVQDPVNAVASFQITVGRSGTSNRTVKAPKNFTLKAPGPGYTCGAAQKVKPPTKFISPDGRRTTQAHVTWDVICTYSQFVAQRGPACCVALSSFYNETIVDCPKCSCGCQNNITNPGSCVEVNSPYLASVVNGPGKGSSTPLVRCSPHMCPIKVHWHVKANYRDYWRVKITISNWNYRTNYSQWNLVVQHPNFDNVTTIFSFNYKALNPYGVINDTAMLWGLKYYNDLLMVAGPNGNVQSELLFRKDPSTFTFEKGWGFPRRIYFNGESCVMPQPDLYPWLPSSSPRLTKTAFLALAIVACAMVAFLYNHLVLDKYCGKS; encoded by the exons ATGGCGGCGACGTCGCTCCTGCGCATGCGCCTGTGCGCCGCGCTTGCGTTGCTCCTCCTGCTCGTCGGAGCGGTGCCTTCGACAG AAGCTTACGACCCTCTTGATCCAACTGGGAACATCACAATCAAATGGGATATCACTCAGTGGACTGCAGATGGCTATATT GCTGTTGTTTCCATAAACAATTACCAGAAGTACCGTCATATCCAAGCACCTGGGTGGCATCTTGGGTGGGCTTGGACAAAGAAGGAGGTCATCTGGGGAATGATGGGTGCACAGACCATAGAGCAAGGGGATTGCTCTCAATTTAAAGGCAATATACCACACTGCTGCAGGAGAGACCCAACAACAGTTGACTTGCTTCCTGGTGCGCCTAACGGCATGCAGGTTGGAAATTGTTGCAAAGGAGGAGTTCTTAGTTCATGGGTGCAAGATCCAGTCAATGCAGTGGCATCGTTTCAGATCACTGTTGGCCGATCCGGAACGAGCAACAGGACAGTGAAAGCACCGAAAAACTTCACCCTCAAGGCCCCAGGTCCAGGGTATACCTGTGGAGCAGCCCAGAAAGTAAAACCTCCCACTAAGTTCATTTCGCCTGATGGAAGGAGAACAACTCAAGCGCACG TGACTTGGGATGTGATATGCACATATTCACAGTTTGTTGCTCAAAGAGGTCCTGCTTGTTGCGTTGCACTATCATCGTTTTACAATGAAACGATAGTTGACTGCCCAAAATGTTCATGTGGCTGCCAAAATAACATAACCAACCCTGGGAGCTGCGTCGA GGTTAATTCGCCTTACTTGGCTTCAGTGGTGAATGGACCTGGCAAGGGCAGCTCGACCCCCTTAGTACGATGCTCGCCCCATATGTGCCCAATCAAGGTGCACTGGCATGTTAAGGCCAACTACAGGGACTACTggagggtgaagatcaccatttCAAACTGGAACTACCGGACGAACTACTCGCAGTGGAACTTGGTTGTTCAACACCCGAATTTCGACAATGTCACGACAATCTTCAGCTTCAACTACAAAGCATTGAACCCCTATGGAGTGATAA ATGATACCGCGATGCTGTGGGGTCTCAAGTACTACAATGACCTGCTCATGGTGGCTGGGCCAAATGGCAACGTGCAATCCGAGCTTCTGTTCAGGAAGGACCCGTCGACCTTCACTTTCGAGAAGGGCTGGGGTTTCCCGAGACGCATATACTTCAATGGTGAGAGCTGCGTGATGCCTCAACCAGATTTGTACCCATGGCTGCCGAGCTCCTCCCCGAGACTGACGAAGACGGCGTTTCTGGCCCTGGCCATCGTCGCTTGCGCGATGGTGGCGTTCTTGTATAATCATCTAGTGTTAGATAAATACTGCGGGAAGTCATGA